The nucleotide window CTACAGGAGAAATTCCGCCTTCAGAGAACGGATCGAAGGTCGTCTCAGTTATAGACACCAAGACGGGAGATACCGTCCTTATTACCAAGGTAAATCCCCCTCCCCTATTCGCCTTTGAGAACAAGCGCAGGATCGGCGTTGGTTACGGTATCGGTACGGCAGGCCCGACTGCGAAGTTGTTTGGAGAATACACGTTCCTTCGGGTAGGTAACTTCCACCTCAGTGCAGAAGCAGAGATCAACGCTACGGCCACCCGTCAGACAGAAGCTAAGGCAATGGCGCAGATAGACTACAGATGGTAAGTCATGAGGATTGCGGCCTTAGACTGTGAGTCTCAATTAGCATTTACAGGGCAATGCTGAAAAGGCACGAAGTCATCACCTTCAATGGTCCCGATACTCTTAGACTCTGACTATTGGCTAACCCTGTCCAAAAAGGATGCCTGTATTTGTCCGTATGTGGGATCTGTGAACGCCCAATTTCTGCTGATGACCCCGTTGTTCCAATTTGACGAAATAACATTGGCATCATCAGTGGTGACGTTTGCAATAGCACCAGGTATCAATATCCACAAGTTGGAACAGCAGATGCCTGATAACCCCACCCCTTTTATAAGCTTAGTAATATTTTAATCGAATAACACGTATATAACTTTACAGCTACATTAACCAAGGAGAACCTGAATGCAGTATTCACAATACACTGTTTCTGTGACAAAAGGATCAGCCACTGTCATCGGACAGCCAGGATGTAAGTTTTTAGCAAACGTAGCTCCTGGTAATGCCTTTAAGGTGAAAGGTTCACCTGTCGTTTACACTGTGTCCGAAGTAACAGATGATACTACATTTATTCTCAGCGTACCTTTTACTGAGGCTTCTACATCCTCTATCCAGTACCAGGTCACAAGAGACTATACTCCGAATTTTGGTCTTGCCGAGATAAACGTAGGCGATCAGGATTGGCCTACCCATCTGACTCAGCAGACTATTCGAAAGATCGATGCTGCTCTCGGTGCGATCTTTATCGGAGCTGGTGGCGGCAACGTAGTGACCAATGGTTCCAGTACTACTGTAACGGCTACCGTGACGGGAGACTTCTGGGAGATAAAGGTAGGCTCCTACGTCACTGCCAACGGCGTTTCTCGCACTGTCGTAGACAAAGACTTTGAAACCAATAGCACCATTACCGTCAACGCCCCTGTGGATTGGTCGAACAACGGTAATGGATATTCCTGGACCTATAGCCTGGGCAATGCGTTCCGTGATGCCGAAATAAATGTAGGGTTGGCCAAGACGAGCGCTGAGACTGCCGTCGTTGCGGCAGCCGGGGCTACTGATGCTGCGGATACTGCAACTACTAAGGCCGATATTGCTACGGATAAGGCAACGGAAGCTTCCGATTCCGCAAGCTCCGCTGCTGTAAGCGCTGTGGATGCGGCAGCTAGTGAGCAGGCCGCAAAGGCCAGCGAGACTAATGCTGCTGCTTCTGCTCATGATGCGGATGAATCGGCTGTTGCTGCCGCAGTCAGCGAACAGGTCGCAAAAGAGAGCAAGGACGCGGCAAAATACAGCGAGGATAATGCCGCAGCCAGTGCTAGAGCCGCAGAAGAGGGCAAGGACGCTGCACATCTGTCAGAATTGGCAGCTGCAGCCAGCGCCGGGGCTGCAGAAGAGAGCAAGGACGCTGCACATCTGTCGGAGTTGGCAGCAGCATCCAGCGCCCAAGCCGCTGACAGTTCGGCCTCTGATGCCGCTTCAAGTGCGCACGATGCAGCATCGTCCGCTTTGTCTCTGGCATCTGCCCTGTACTCATTCAGGGAGACGTTCTTGGGTGAGCTTGCCGAAGACCCGGCCGTTGATGGTAACGGTCACCCGATCAAGGACGGGGCGACCTATAGCAATACCACCACAGGTAAAATTCGCGTATACAGCATTGAAACCGGCATTTGGAGGAACTACGACGAGGATGCCCAGGCTGCAACTACTAGCGCGAACCTGAGCGCGCTCTCTGCGGCCGGGTCTGCTGGTGAAGCTTTAAATAGCAAGGAGGACGCAGAAGCAGCAGCCGCTGTAGCATCTCAGAAAGCGCAGGCTGCGGATGCGTCTGCCCAGGCTGCTGCAGGTTCTGCTGTCAGCGCAAATGACGCTGCCACTGAAGCATCTCAAAAAGCGCAAGCTGCGAATACGTCTGCCCAATCCGCCTCGGAGTCGGCCAACGCTGCCGACCTATCCGCACAGGCTGCTGCTCAGAGTGCAGTCGAAGCTACTAATGTAGTTGCTGCAGGTACTCCAGTAGCCTCTCAAACTGTACGCGGTGGTGTGAAGGTTGACGGCAGTACAATTACCATCACCAATGAGATAATCAGTGCGTCTGTTCCCACAGTAACTAGCCTAGTTCAGGACTCCAATCATCGGTTCGTGACCGATGCTGAAAAAACAATCTGGAACGGTAAGCAGAATGCGTTGACTGCCGGAGTAGATTACTTGACCCCGGCGGGGCAGGTGCAGCCGGACTGGAATGCGTCAACAGGCAAGGGTACTATCCTTAACAAGCCCTCCTTTGCAGTTGTTGCTACAAGTGGTTCATATACCGACCTGTCGAATAAGCCTTCATTCGCTGCACCTAATCAAACTATGTATATCGGTACCACCGCGGTAGCTATCAATCGTAGTTCAGGTGCCTTAAACCTTACAGGTGTAAATATCGATGGAAGTGCAGGAAGTGTAGCCGCCGGAAGCATAACCCAACAGGTAGGTATGTGGACTTCTGGCACTCGCCCCGGCCCGTATAGGTTGTATAGAAGGGATGTTGATAGCAACTATTCTGTTCAAACCTATTGGGACGCATCGCGGTCTTATTGGATACTGGGTGGGTATAATTCAGATGATTCCTTTCATGCCGGATGTAGCGTGACCCATGCCGATAATGCAGATGTAACAAAAGTTATTAGTCAATCTTCGGACAGTTCCATTTATAACAATCAATTAAATCAATTGTTTTCAGATACCACTCCAGGCGTTACTACAAATGTCGAGTTAAATCAAGGTGGGCCTACTTCTGGTTGGCATTTTATTGAAACCATGCGCCACACAAATGCAGCTAATCTGTGGGGCAAGCAGTATGCTCATGGATGGGAACAAAATGCTGATAGAATGTGGTCACGTAACTGTAGTTCTGGAACTTGGGGTAATTGGGTAGAATTCATTACCTCTGCAAATATAGGAAACCAATCAGTCGCTTATGCTGCACTTGCCAACAGAGTAACCTATTCACCCAGTCGGAATGACAGCTCTTTATACCCTGTATTGTGGGGTGCCGATGAAGGCGGCAAGACTATAGCTTATTCCTGTGATGCTGTTAGAATTCAATCATCAACCGGTTTATTAAGTGCCAATGGATTCCTTGCTTATACTGATTTCGGAGTAATGAATGCACAAACTGGATCAGGAACGCAGTGGGTTGGCAGGGTAGGCTCTAAAAATACTACAACTGATATCGCAGTATTTATGGGAAACTACAATGGACTATCGGTACTAGCCTCGCACAATAGTGCACTTAGTGCTTGGAAGGATTTGTATATAAATTCTGTTGATGGTCTTAGTGGAGGCAATGTCAGATTACCATCAGGGACTTACATCAATGGACAAGCAGCTCTCCACATGGGGAACTTCACCTCTCAGATAGGATTTAATCTTCCATCAACATCTACTGTTGGTGGATCTGTATGGCCTGCATTGGTAGCAACCAAAGCTGACGGCGTTACTGAACTGGGACATTACATTGATCTTCATCTAACATCTGGAGAAAGTGCTGATTCCACAGTAAGACTTGAAGCAATAAATTCCTCAACGATAACTCTCGCAGGGAATTCTTTACTACATGCTAGTAACTTTACTACTGTTACAGGCATTGCTCATCAAGAACGCTCTGGCGGAGATGTTAATACATGGATTACTCCAGGGTTTTATGGTCTTGGCAATACTGAAACAAATCGACCTAGCTCTTGGGGTGCTGGTTTTGTGTCGAGAAGTGCTGATTGCGTGCTCCAATTATTTCACGATTGGGAATATGGAAATGGACTCATATACAGAACTGGAAATCCGCCTGTATCTGGAGGGGTTGGCTCGTGG belongs to Geobacter sp. SVR and includes:
- a CDS encoding pyocin knob domain-containing S74 family peptidase — its product is MQYSQYTVSVTKGSATVIGQPGCKFLANVAPGNAFKVKGSPVVYTVSEVTDDTTFILSVPFTEASTSSIQYQVTRDYTPNFGLAEINVGDQDWPTHLTQQTIRKIDAALGAIFIGAGGGNVVTNGSSTTVTATVTGDFWEIKVGSYVTANGVSRTVVDKDFETNSTITVNAPVDWSNNGNGYSWTYSLGNAFRDAEINVGLAKTSAETAVVAAAGATDAADTATTKADIATDKATEASDSASSAAVSAVDAAASEQAAKASETNAAASAHDADESAVAAAVSEQVAKESKDAAKYSEDNAAASARAAEEGKDAAHLSELAAAASAGAAEESKDAAHLSELAAASSAQAADSSASDAASSAHDAASSALSLASALYSFRETFLGELAEDPAVDGNGHPIKDGATYSNTTTGKIRVYSIETGIWRNYDEDAQAATTSANLSALSAAGSAGEALNSKEDAEAAAAVASQKAQAADASAQAAAGSAVSANDAATEASQKAQAANTSAQSASESANAADLSAQAAAQSAVEATNVVAAGTPVASQTVRGGVKVDGSTITITNEIISASVPTVTSLVQDSNHRFVTDAEKTIWNGKQNALTAGVDYLTPAGQVQPDWNASTGKGTILNKPSFAVVATSGSYTDLSNKPSFAAPNQTMYIGTTAVAINRSSGALNLTGVNIDGSAGSVAAGSITQQVGMWTSGTRPGPYRLYRRDVDSNYSVQTYWDASRSYWILGGYNSDDSFHAGCSVTHADNADVTKVISQSSDSSIYNNQLNQLFSDTTPGVTTNVELNQGGPTSGWHFIETMRHTNAANLWGKQYAHGWEQNADRMWSRNCSSGTWGNWVEFITSANIGNQSVAYAALANRVTYSPSRNDSSLYPVLWGADEGGKTIAYSCDAVRIQSSTGLLSANGFLAYTDFGVMNAQTGSGTQWVGRVGSKNTTTDIAVFMGNYNGLSVLASHNSALSAWKDLYINSVDGLSGGNVRLPSGTYINGQAALHMGNFTSQIGFNLPSTSTVGGSVWPALVATKADGVTELGHYIDLHLTSGESADSTVRLEAINSSTITLAGNSLLHASNFTTVTGIAHQERSGGDVNTWITPGFYGLGNTETNRPSSWGAGFVSRSADCVLQLFHDWEYGNGLIYRTGNPPVSGGVGSWGSWKQIFDTTNLTNLNQLTNGPGYITSSGSCAAAAKLTGPAATNGNDGWFRSTGSCGWYNSDYATGIWSQGAGLVETYNNSSFKVNGTLYATGNVVAYYSDERLKERIGSIENALDKVCSLDGFYYRNNALARELGYSSDELQVGLSAQSTEKVLPEIVHPAPFDMAGEITNPVSKSGKDFKTVDYARMAPLFVEAFKEQRNEVDSLRAEVASLRSQIQELTSALYK